TTGTTTGAGGAGCAAGTCAAGGCTGAGATCGTCCATAGCTTCATAATCAGACTTGGAGTATTTAGGATAGTGAAGAGGAACTTGAAACCCTCTTGGGTATTCCTCTTTCTTCATCATCTTTATTTTGTTGCGGGTGCTTAGGCTGTTGCTGGTTTGACTGATTTGGTTTGAGTAGCCAAACATTTGAGTGAAAGCCGAGGTTAATAGCCATTTCATTTCCATTGTCTTTGGTTGTTTTTAAGAGTTTACCAAAAGAAAGAGGTTTTGGAATGATCAAGAGAAAGAGTAAAGGCGAAGAAGGAGAAGGAGAAGAAGAAGCTCAAACTCAAAGGCAAGCTTGGAGTATTGGTAAAGGCAGCCAAAGGCTCGTATTTATATAGAGTGAGGCAGGTAAGACAAACTGATTTATTTTCCAAACAATATATTTTAATATTTATATATACATAAATATCATACTTGTCATTTAAATTTTGTTCTTATCATC
The DNA window shown above is from Brassica oleracea var. oleracea cultivar TO1000 chromosome C3, BOL, whole genome shotgun sequence and carries:
- the LOC106331516 gene encoding uncharacterized protein LOC106331516, with the protein product MEMKWLLTSAFTQMFGYSNQISQTSNSLSTRNKIKMMKKEEYPRGFQVPLHYPKYSKSDYEAMDDLSLDLLLKQYGISFEGSLEDKRVFAMESFLWPDQL